The following coding sequences lie in one Zingiber officinale cultivar Zhangliang chromosome 2B, Zo_v1.1, whole genome shotgun sequence genomic window:
- the LOC122046998 gene encoding cysteine proteinase inhibitor 4-like, whose amino-acid sequence MPLVLLFLLLQSLLLSAFRVSAGGGSRMVGGRTDVGDVETNKEVQELGLFSVHEYNLRVVLRNHGDGRRPLVFSRVVAAQRQVVSGIKYFLRVEAGEEGRRQRGLRTFDAVVVVKPWLGSRTLLSFSTGDDTGVGVSTRNLTNN is encoded by the coding sequence ATGCCTCTCgtactcctcttcctcctcctccaatCCCTTCTCCTCTCGGCCTTTCGCGTCTCCGCCGGCGGCGGAAGCCGTATGGTCGGCGGCCGCACCGACGTCGGCGACGTGGAGACCAACAAGGAGGTGCAGGAGCTCGGCCTCTTCTCCGTCCACGAGTACAACCTCCGCGTCGTCCTCAGAAACCACGGAGACGGCCGCCGCCCCCTCGTGTTCTCCCGCGTGGTGGCGGCGCAGCGACAGGTGGTGTCCGGCATCAAGTACTTCCTCCGCGTGGAGGCCGGCGAGGAGGGGCGACGACAAAGAGGGTTGCGGACGTTCGACGCCGTGGTGGTCGTCAAGCCATGGCTCGGCTCCCGCACGCTCCTCTCCTTCAGCACCGGCGACGACACCGGCGTAGGGGTATCGACGCGTAATTTAACGAATAATTAA
- the LOC122046999 gene encoding uncharacterized protein At3g27210-like, with the protein MGACSSVDRDADPCIRYRLAVSYKGRRISVSWPAKEKPLDGEKPVGGYGPEVPAHVVKDEVFFDSCAWLDSDCEDFFSVNGEFTPQGSTPIHQLSVPMTPREFSDSKSEPSPTGRKKLGELFRETSQVESEDGVPNAHNAVVKKLDCDTADTRQLQGSSTGALYLSENTLFNSKEAMPNKDSKIRKDKIWKTQQCCLPSLHTFGIDDRRSKINSGPCIA; encoded by the exons ATGGGCGCGTGTTCTTCGGTCGATAGAGATGCCGATCCCTGCATCAGATACCGCCTAGCCGTGAGCTACAAGGGGAGAAGGATCTCCGTTTCATGGCCGGCAAAGGAGAAGCCTTTGGACGGGGAAAAGCCAGTCGGCGGATATGGTCCGGAGGTCCCGGCTCATG TTGTCAAAGATGAAGTCTTCTTTGACTCATGCGCATGGCTCGATTCAGATTGTGAAGATTTCTTTAGCGTAAATGGAG AATTCACCCCTCAAGGTAGTACTCCAATTCATCAATTAAGTGTACCAATGACTCCTAGGGAGTTTTCAGACTCAAAGTCTGAACCATCCCCAACTGGGAGAAAGAAACTTGGTGAACTTTTCCGAGAAACCTCACAAGTAGAGTCGGAAGACGGTGTGCCAAATGCCCATAACGCAGTGGTTAAGAAATTGGATTGCGACACAGCCGACACAAGGCAACTTCAGGGATCATCAACTGGAGCTCTGTACCTATCCGAGAACACTTTGTTCAATAGTAAGGAGGCAATGCCGAATAAAGACTCTAAAATTAGGAAAGACAAAATATGGAAGACGCAGCAGTGTTGTTTGCCAAGCTTGCATACTTTTGGCATTGATGACCGAAGATCGAAGATAAACTCTGGACCCTGCATTGCCTGA